A single genomic interval of bacterium harbors:
- a CDS encoding tetratricopeptide repeat protein, producing MVRPTVLFSLLLVLVLAFSAPAQVKSLQEEQDYAFALGLFKDKNYQLSLEKFRQFLDDYPESALRPDATYYCAESLYQNANLPDAAIAFAQFRERYPDSKLADDAGFREGEVYYRQGQFSKAHETFASVVKRWPEGNLAHESAYWAGEAAFKDGNYPMALRYYRIAYEHYPEGSIRDYAYFSIGFVLEKQGEYQQALDNYEDFLKVFPSSALLSSVYTRKGACLYQLGKYEETISWLTSLTDSPDPENAAERLYLRGEARYKLGQYAEAEALYRDFLTGYPDHKRAQQVQYSLGWTQIEQKKYSEAIATFDELAQRNGEIAEAAMFRKGMALRLNGNLEAARSVFREMIATKPSGSYADNAHFELGMAAFNEKALQTALQHFNSVTENFPESDVIADAWFMKGECWLALHDPAAAAPAYAAAAAVKDASQEILSKALFRQGFALYQAKKYPDAIVVLKNFLQKYPADGRKTEALLWLGESYFKTDEFDDAVIVYNQALAETQNPDVTQDALYGLGWAHFRAQQFADAEKAFHRLTTEFRAGTHDVDANVRLGDAQYAQKHFSDAAKTYRYTSRMYSANPLSAYALLQLASCEHRLGNTPAAISTLKGLLARYPESEYGDKAQFSLAWMYFQSKDYDVAIMEFEKLIRDWPQSPLLPQARYSIADCYYNKGEYEAAEESYRSVLTRHPDSPKVSDALDGLAQALRMQGREAEAASVKEQWLQSNPRSGAADEVAFANLRDLAAQGEPERSIPALQGFIKSHPSSPLLQEAHLLLGEAFRENDDLDDAEKTLREAISLNPKSPLAVRAKFALAETAMAQQDRNKARVICEELLNDPAARGHRAEVYYRRGLVYKSDKQFAAARKDFEAARKAQPEDRYAALATIELAVLTAEEGDLETALKELRQISSTRVDAVGAEAQYRSGQLLAHAKRYGEAREALLRVGYVYRDNASLWNARALLQLARISEAEGQTSEAMKYYNDVLTKYAGSEEAAEAKTRLEILK from the coding sequence ATGGTGCGACCAACCGTCCTCTTCTCACTTCTCCTGGTATTGGTTCTGGCTTTTTCCGCACCTGCGCAGGTAAAATCGCTCCAGGAGGAGCAGGATTACGCCTTCGCCCTGGGACTGTTCAAGGACAAAAACTACCAGCTTTCCCTCGAAAAATTCCGACAGTTTCTGGATGATTATCCGGAAAGCGCGTTACGTCCGGATGCCACATATTACTGTGCTGAATCGCTGTATCAGAATGCGAATCTGCCTGATGCTGCCATTGCGTTTGCACAGTTCCGGGAACGGTATCCCGACAGCAAGCTGGCAGATGATGCGGGTTTCCGTGAAGGTGAGGTGTATTACCGCCAGGGTCAGTTCAGCAAGGCACACGAGACCTTCGCATCGGTGGTCAAGCGCTGGCCCGAGGGTAACCTGGCGCACGAATCGGCTTACTGGGCCGGTGAAGCGGCCTTCAAGGATGGCAATTATCCGATGGCCCTGCGCTATTACCGCATCGCCTACGAACACTACCCCGAAGGCAGCATACGCGATTACGCATATTTTTCCATCGGCTTCGTACTCGAGAAGCAGGGTGAATACCAGCAGGCACTCGACAATTACGAAGATTTCCTGAAGGTTTTTCCTTCCAGCGCCCTCCTCTCGAGCGTGTACACCCGCAAGGGAGCCTGCCTCTATCAGCTCGGCAAGTATGAAGAAACCATTTCCTGGCTCACATCCCTGACCGACAGTCCAGATCCGGAAAATGCTGCTGAGCGCCTGTATCTCCGCGGCGAAGCCCGGTACAAACTCGGACAGTATGCGGAAGCGGAAGCACTGTACAGGGACTTCCTCACAGGGTATCCCGATCACAAACGTGCACAGCAGGTGCAGTATTCGCTGGGTTGGACGCAGATTGAACAGAAGAAATACTCCGAAGCCATCGCGACGTTCGACGAACTCGCACAGCGCAACGGGGAGATCGCCGAGGCGGCCATGTTCCGCAAGGGTATGGCGCTGCGCCTCAACGGCAACCTGGAAGCCGCGCGCAGCGTGTTCCGCGAAATGATCGCCACAAAGCCCTCGGGCAGTTACGCCGACAACGCGCATTTCGAACTCGGTATGGCGGCCTTCAATGAAAAAGCCCTGCAGACCGCGCTTCAGCATTTCAACTCGGTGACCGAAAATTTCCCGGAGAGCGACGTCATCGCCGACGCCTGGTTCATGAAAGGCGAATGCTGGCTTGCGCTGCACGATCCGGCCGCTGCCGCACCAGCGTACGCGGCGGCCGCGGCGGTGAAAGACGCCTCGCAGGAGATTCTCTCCAAGGCACTGTTCCGCCAGGGCTTCGCGCTGTATCAGGCGAAGAAATACCCGGACGCCATTGTCGTCCTCAAAAACTTTCTGCAGAAATACCCGGCTGATGGACGGAAGACGGAAGCGCTGCTCTGGCTGGGGGAAAGCTACTTCAAGACCGATGAATTCGACGACGCCGTCATCGTGTACAACCAGGCGCTCGCTGAAACGCAGAATCCTGACGTGACGCAGGACGCGTTGTACGGACTCGGATGGGCACATTTCCGTGCACAGCAGTTTGCTGATGCGGAAAAGGCATTTCACCGCCTGACCACGGAATTCCGTGCGGGTACGCATGACGTCGACGCCAATGTCCGTCTCGGCGACGCGCAGTACGCCCAGAAGCATTTCTCCGACGCGGCGAAAACCTACCGCTACACCTCGCGGATGTATTCCGCGAATCCCCTTTCCGCCTATGCCCTTCTGCAGCTCGCTTCGTGTGAGCATCGGCTCGGGAATACGCCCGCCGCGATTTCGACGCTGAAAGGACTGCTGGCGCGTTACCCGGAATCGGAATACGGTGACAAGGCACAGTTCTCACTCGCGTGGATGTATTTCCAGAGCAAGGACTATGATGTTGCCATCATGGAGTTTGAGAAGCTGATCCGTGACTGGCCACAGAGTCCGCTGCTTCCCCAGGCACGCTACAGCATAGCCGATTGCTACTACAATAAAGGCGAATACGAGGCAGCGGAGGAAAGCTACCGCAGCGTGCTCACCAGGCATCCGGATTCTCCGAAGGTGAGCGATGCGCTTGATGGACTCGCCCAGGCGCTGCGCATGCAGGGTCGGGAAGCCGAGGCTGCTTCGGTGAAGGAGCAATGGCTGCAGTCCAATCCCCGCAGCGGTGCCGCCGACGAAGTCGCATTCGCAAATCTGCGCGACCTGGCAGCACAGGGGGAACCTGAACGCAGTATCCCCGCTCTCCAGGGCTTCATCAAATCTCATCCTTCCTCCCCCCTGCTCCAGGAAGCACACCTGCTTCTTGGTGAAGCGTTCAGGGAGAACGACGATCTCGATGACGCAGAAAAAACACTGCGCGAAGCAATCAGTCTCAATCCAAAGAGTCCGCTTGCCGTCCGCGCCAAGTTCGCGCTTGCCGAAACCGCCATGGCGCAACAGGACCGCAACAAGGCCCGTGTCATCTGCGAGGAACTGCTCAACGACCCCGCTGCCCGGGGACATCGGGCAGAAGTCTATTACCGACGCGGGCTCGTGTACAAATCGGACAAGCAATTCGCTGCAGCACGGAAGGATTTTGAGGCCGCCCGCAAGGCGCAGCCTGAAGACCGCTACGCTGCCCTCGCCACGATAGAACTCGCGGTGCTCACCGCCGAGGAAGGTGACCTGGAGACGGCACTCAAGGAATTGCGCCAGATCTCGAGTACGCGTGTCGATGCCGTGGGTGCCGAAGCACAGTACCGCAGCGGCCAGCTGCTGGCGCATGCAAAACGCTACGGTGAAGCCCGCGAAGCCCTGCTGCGAGTCGGCTATGTCTACCGCGACAATGCTTCCCTCTGGAATGCGCGCGCACTGCTGCAGCTCGCACGCATCAGCGAAGCTGAAGGACAAACCAGCGAGGCGATGAAATATTACAACGACGTGCTGACCAAATACGCGGGGTCCGAAGAGGCCGCGGAAGCAAAAACAAGACTGGAGATACTCAAATGA
- a CDS encoding MoxR family ATPase — translation MNATATTFSPEQALEMILEAIELVNRRIINRREVIDQIFSAMLMREHALIQSRTGAAKSLLAQQIFSMFDGANVFMVQASKEQQPDTYFGGLDIEELKKGRIMHNTTDSLVESEFGFIDEIFDANDYTLRALLTTLNERALILGVQQVPARVHSVIAATNYLRVSEITEALLDRFIFKALFIPAKEPYTQYQIAQRYLTHKGKPSTPEQRIPYAVLNRTADVIKGLDAEFSIRIPLEVIFFANSVVRYYEMQKNRLIKENPQQYPHVKDYYISPRTYSRAMDMLRVIAFLHGRMEVIPEDVEKLWYLYTVVGIHEERDLFNKCYTSLFKQLSSSRAFEQIRHMLEFQEFIEYLKTHPELLKRPITEIEGQPLRRTLTEWAKEALGITNASVEHNRRLLEGYFKTFEPLNEEIADFLRIQQRDIHELFHPGVHIYS, via the coding sequence ATGAACGCAACCGCTACAACATTTTCTCCGGAGCAGGCGCTGGAAATGATACTGGAGGCCATTGAGCTGGTCAACAGGCGCATCATCAACCGCAGGGAGGTGATTGATCAGATTTTCTCGGCCATGCTCATGCGGGAACATGCGCTCATTCAGAGTCGCACGGGGGCGGCGAAATCGCTGCTCGCGCAACAGATTTTCAGCATGTTCGATGGTGCCAACGTGTTCATGGTGCAGGCATCGAAGGAGCAGCAGCCGGATACGTATTTTGGCGGACTCGATATAGAGGAGCTGAAAAAGGGTCGCATCATGCACAATACCACCGATTCGCTGGTCGAGAGCGAGTTCGGCTTCATAGACGAGATTTTCGATGCGAACGACTATACGCTTCGCGCGCTGCTGACCACGCTCAATGAGCGGGCGCTCATCCTCGGTGTGCAGCAGGTCCCTGCCCGCGTCCACAGCGTCATCGCCGCCACGAACTATCTGCGCGTCAGTGAGATCACCGAAGCACTGCTTGATCGTTTCATTTTCAAGGCGTTGTTCATTCCGGCGAAGGAGCCGTACACGCAGTATCAGATCGCCCAGCGCTACCTGACGCACAAGGGAAAACCATCCACTCCCGAACAGCGTATTCCCTACGCAGTGCTCAACCGGACGGCAGACGTGATCAAGGGACTGGATGCCGAGTTCAGCATTCGTATTCCGCTCGAGGTCATTTTCTTTGCGAATTCCGTCGTCCGTTACTACGAAATGCAGAAAAACCGTCTGATCAAGGAGAATCCACAGCAGTATCCGCATGTGAAGGACTACTATATCTCTCCTCGTACGTATTCCCGGGCGATGGACATGCTGCGCGTTATCGCCTTCCTTCATGGACGCATGGAAGTGATCCCGGAGGACGTTGAGAAGCTCTGGTATCTTTACACTGTCGTGGGCATTCACGAGGAACGCGACCTCTTCAACAAATGCTATACCAGTCTGTTCAAGCAACTTTCATCATCCCGCGCCTTCGAACAGATACGGCACATGCTCGAATTCCAGGAATTCATCGAATATCTGAAGACGCATCCCGAACTGCTGAAACGTCCCATCACGGAGATCGAAGGACAGCCGCTGCGCCGCACACTCACCGAGTGGGCGAAAGAAGCCCTGGGTATCACGAATGCCTCGGTCGAACACAACCGCAGGCTCCTCGAAGGCTATTTCAAGACCTTCGAACCTCTCAATGAAGAGATTGCCGACTTCCTCCGTATCCAGCAGCGCGACATCCACGAGCTGTTCCACCCAGGCGTGCATATCTATAGCTAA
- a CDS encoding VWA domain-containing protein, with translation MPAYEHFFDVMEDLGFFEHIYEDLPEDFSAVFEIARVLEDEKHELTQRLMPVLELQSSGGRRNPEEKGRDPQVYVDDRAEYEAGLIRSPQHLPRIYNYQWLLPDDVFFQRLAKKELWVPYAQEPTYYAVDPESDEYRPDSRKQKLYVLLDTSSSMAMKNRINLAKAIVYHFLKQNLRELGYINLRTFDTKIGELHEAKDTASFQALLTYVMRLHTLGNGTAMARAIRQAVEDINALPQLAGTEILIITDGACALNEDEIRAMLGERIVINTIKIGRAQLIASKSYIHDQIFEEDTGQHRVIARLQKRERELKHQYDYAESPHIKRRYEESLRAIRQEIERQVNAMTEEIVVGYGHELERLSSLYLQIEDIDLPGMFDFREEQYDEIHRLFEQIARELDLRCSLDQLRKLALIIDHLSVLIKNTEDVQLRTRLEVLQKEVTQRLTSCIETEMEQSGGGLFRSLGNADRHDLQFLLSSASTLHVNLWRAFIWKLLSGFRRITGRD, from the coding sequence ATGCCGGCGTACGAGCACTTTTTCGACGTAATGGAGGATCTGGGATTCTTCGAGCATATCTATGAGGATTTGCCCGAGGATTTCTCGGCGGTGTTTGAGATTGCGCGGGTACTGGAGGATGAAAAACATGAATTGACGCAGCGCCTGATGCCGGTGCTGGAATTGCAGAGCAGTGGGGGAAGACGCAATCCGGAGGAGAAGGGGAGGGATCCACAGGTGTATGTTGACGACAGGGCGGAGTACGAGGCGGGCCTTATCCGTTCTCCCCAGCATTTGCCGCGTATCTACAATTATCAATGGCTGCTGCCGGATGACGTGTTTTTCCAGCGTCTCGCGAAGAAAGAGCTGTGGGTGCCGTACGCGCAGGAGCCGACGTATTACGCGGTGGACCCGGAATCGGATGAGTATCGTCCCGACAGTCGCAAGCAGAAACTCTACGTCCTTCTCGATACCTCCAGCTCCATGGCGATGAAAAACCGCATCAATCTCGCCAAGGCCATCGTGTACCATTTCCTCAAGCAGAATCTGCGTGAACTGGGTTACATCAACCTCCGCACCTTCGACACGAAAATCGGAGAACTGCATGAAGCGAAAGACACGGCCAGCTTCCAGGCCCTCCTCACCTATGTCATGCGTCTGCACACGCTGGGCAATGGCACGGCGATGGCGCGCGCGATACGGCAGGCGGTAGAGGATATCAATGCACTGCCGCAGCTTGCAGGGACTGAAATTCTCATCATTACTGACGGCGCCTGCGCGCTCAATGAAGATGAAATCCGTGCGATGCTGGGTGAGAGGATTGTTATCAACACCATCAAAATCGGTCGTGCACAGCTCATCGCTTCCAAGAGCTATATTCACGACCAGATTTTTGAGGAGGACACCGGACAGCATCGCGTGATTGCGCGCCTGCAGAAACGCGAACGGGAACTCAAGCATCAGTACGACTACGCTGAGAGTCCACACATCAAACGCCGGTATGAAGAATCCCTCCGCGCCATCCGGCAGGAAATCGAACGCCAGGTCAATGCCATGACCGAGGAAATTGTCGTCGGTTACGGTCACGAACTCGAACGGCTCTCGTCGCTGTATCTCCAGATAGAAGACATCGACCTGCCCGGCATGTTCGATTTCAGGGAGGAGCAATACGACGAGATACATCGGCTTTTCGAGCAGATCGCCCGCGAACTCGACCTGCGCTGTTCGCTTGACCAGCTTCGTAAACTGGCCCTGATCATCGACCATCTCAGCGTCCTCATCAAAAACACCGAGGATGTGCAGCTGCGCACCAGGCTCGAGGTGCTGCAGAAGGAGGTCACCCAGCGGCTGACATCCTGTATCGAAACCGAAATGGAGCAAAGCGGGGGAGGACTGTTCCGCTCTCTCGGCAATGCCGATCGGCATGATCTGCAGTTCCTGCTTTCGTCCGCATCCACCCTCCACGTCAACCTGTGGCGTGCCTTTATCTGGAAGCTTCTCAGCGGTTTCCGCCGCATCACGGGACGCGACTGA
- a CDS encoding AtpZ/AtpI family protein produces MKPEKQHKTNAEIIGEAMRELLPYTNLGWQLLATILFFFGAGYGLDSLLGSGEILTIVFSVIGIVYGLWSVIRNANELQNKKQSREK; encoded by the coding sequence TTGAAGCCCGAAAAACAACACAAAACCAACGCCGAGATCATCGGTGAAGCCATGCGGGAACTGCTCCCGTACACCAACCTCGGCTGGCAGCTGCTCGCCACAATTCTATTCTTTTTTGGCGCCGGCTATGGACTCGATTCGCTTCTTGGAAGTGGAGAAATACTGACCATCGTCTTTTCTGTTATCGGCATTGTCTACGGATTGTGGTCAGTAATCAGAAACGCAAACGAATTACAAAACAAGAAACAATCCAGAGAAAAATGA
- the atpB gene encoding F0F1 ATP synthase subunit A: MKIIRSFQGIILIAALLLFAGVLRAEGGHDKAMTDSDHGSAVDHGQQHESEDASAHGNGHGEGHGTDNLTPNEEMMRILEHKVENTPYIHEYPFPTIDLPQGWVINIAGFSLDMSPSRHVVYMWLSMLITILLTWLAARQTRTGMVPRGYGNAIESVVVFVRDEVAMPFLGKHSARYLPLLLSFFFFITVMNLVSLMPFGAASTGNINITGGLALITFAFMIFGGMKANGIIGFWKGLVPHGIPFIIGILMFVIEILGLVIKPFALAIRLFANMLSGALVIGAFYALIFGMDTVFVAPMSIAFLLFMSILKIFISFLQAYIFAMLSSFFIGMSVHQEH; this comes from the coding sequence ATGAAGATAATCCGCAGTTTTCAGGGAATAATACTCATCGCAGCGCTTCTGCTGTTTGCCGGTGTCCTGCGTGCAGAGGGTGGTCATGACAAGGCCATGACTGACAGCGACCACGGCAGTGCAGTCGATCACGGACAGCAGCACGAGTCGGAGGATGCCTCCGCGCATGGCAACGGCCACGGTGAGGGACATGGAACGGATAATCTGACACCAAACGAAGAGATGATGCGTATTCTCGAGCACAAAGTCGAGAACACCCCTTACATTCACGAATATCCCTTTCCCACCATCGATCTCCCGCAAGGGTGGGTTATCAACATCGCCGGGTTCTCACTGGATATGTCCCCGAGTCGTCATGTGGTTTACATGTGGCTTTCGATGCTGATCACCATTCTTCTGACCTGGCTTGCGGCGCGGCAGACGCGCACGGGCATGGTGCCCCGCGGCTACGGCAATGCCATTGAATCCGTGGTGGTGTTTGTGAGGGACGAAGTGGCCATGCCGTTTCTCGGCAAGCATAGCGCACGATACCTGCCGCTGCTGCTTTCCTTCTTCTTCTTCATTACGGTGATGAATCTCGTCAGCCTCATGCCCTTCGGTGCGGCGTCAACGGGGAATATCAACATCACCGGCGGACTGGCGCTGATCACATTCGCGTTCATGATTTTTGGCGGGATGAAAGCCAACGGCATCATCGGGTTCTGGAAAGGACTCGTGCCGCATGGCATTCCTTTCATCATCGGCATCCTGATGTTCGTCATTGAGATACTCGGACTGGTGATCAAACCTTTCGCGCTGGCCATTCGTCTCTTTGCAAACATGCTTTCCGGCGCACTGGTCATCGGCGCATTTTACGCGCTGATTTTCGGTATGGATACCGTGTTCGTCGCTCCGATGTCCATCGCCTTTCTCCTGTTCATGTCCATCCTGAAGATATTCATCAGTTTTCTTCAGGCTTATATTTTTGCGATGCTTTCGTCATTCTTCATCGGGATGTCGGTGCATCAGGAACATTGA
- the atpE gene encoding ATP synthase F0 subunit C — protein MELAWLAAGLGAAIVVVGAGLGIGKLAAAALEAIGRQPEAAGDLRGAMIIMAALIEGIALFAVVVCLLLALKA, from the coding sequence ATGGAACTCGCATGGTTAGCCGCCGGACTTGGTGCAGCAATCGTCGTCGTCGGTGCCGGACTCGGCATCGGTAAACTGGCCGCCGCCGCTCTCGAAGCCATCGGTCGTCAGCCGGAAGCAGCTGGTGATCTCCGTGGAGCGATGATCATCATGGCCGCACTCATTGAAGGTATCGCACTGTTCGCCGTTGTGGTCTGTCTGCTCCTGGCGCTGAAAGCCTAA
- the atpF gene encoding F0F1 ATP synthase subunit B, which translates to MDKLLALEPGMLIWTFITFALLLWILKKVAWKPMLSALENRENKIRDDLQKAEQARDDAERMLNEHKALLQNSEAEARSIIDEAKQTAEQMKQGIVDSANEQARQMTAQAKAEIQREKDTALTQLREEVADLAIRAAGKILGEELDENRHRKMVDDFIGNLPKN; encoded by the coding sequence ATGGATAAACTACTTGCCCTTGAACCCGGGATGCTCATCTGGACGTTCATCACGTTCGCCCTGCTTCTCTGGATTCTGAAAAAAGTTGCCTGGAAACCGATGCTGTCCGCATTGGAGAACAGGGAAAACAAGATTCGCGACGATCTGCAGAAAGCAGAACAGGCACGCGATGATGCCGAACGTATGCTCAACGAGCACAAGGCCCTCCTCCAGAATTCTGAAGCCGAGGCCAGGTCCATCATCGATGAAGCCAAGCAGACGGCCGAGCAGATGAAACAGGGCATCGTTGATTCCGCAAATGAGCAGGCGCGTCAAATGACTGCGCAGGCCAAAGCCGAAATCCAGCGCGAGAAAGACACCGCCCTTACCCAGCTGCGCGAGGAGGTCGCCGATCTCGCCATCCGCGCAGCCGGTAAAATCCTGGGTGAAGAACTCGACGAGAACCGCCATCGCAAGATGGTGGATGATTTCATCGGCAATCTGCCGAAAAACTGA
- the atpH gene encoding ATP synthase F1 subunit delta — MSHSKVSHRYAEAILNAIPQGMDIESVLGDLRDVQASIAASHELQLFFESPVIASKKKAEAVRALFENHVSGYVLSVLLLLVEKGREDIVLPIIEAVHDQRRQREGIIRTEVRSAVALGDDQRAQLVEALAGASGKHIEAVYEQDEALMGGLQVRLGDTVYDGSVQHQLERLRKRFISGR; from the coding sequence ATGAGTCACAGCAAAGTCTCACATCGCTACGCAGAAGCAATTCTCAATGCCATCCCACAAGGGATGGATATCGAGAGCGTTCTCGGCGACCTTCGCGACGTGCAGGCCTCAATCGCCGCATCGCACGAACTGCAGCTCTTTTTCGAATCCCCTGTGATTGCATCGAAAAAGAAAGCAGAAGCCGTACGCGCGCTCTTTGAAAACCACGTCAGCGGTTATGTTCTCTCCGTTCTCCTGCTGCTTGTGGAGAAGGGGAGGGAAGATATTGTGCTCCCCATTATCGAGGCCGTGCACGATCAGCGCCGGCAGCGTGAAGGGATTATCCGCACGGAAGTGCGGTCAGCAGTTGCCCTCGGTGATGATCAGCGTGCACAACTGGTCGAAGCACTGGCAGGAGCGTCTGGAAAGCACATCGAGGCTGTGTACGAGCAGGATGAGGCCCTGATGGGCGGACTGCAGGTGCGCCTCGGTGATACCGTGTATGACGGCAGTGTGCAACATCAGCTTGAACGTCTGCGGAAGCGCTTTATCAGCGGCAGATAA
- the atpA gene encoding F0F1 ATP synthase subunit alpha has protein sequence MAEVRPDEVSAILRKQLSGFDSDIDVYEVGTVLQVGDNVARIYGLKNCLAGELIEFPNEILGMALNLEEDNVGCVLFGEDIGVKEGDTVKRTGKVASMPVGEEMLGRVIDPLGRPIDGRGIITTAQTMPIERKALGVLQRQPVKEPLQTGLKAVDSMIPIGRGQRELIIGDRQTGKTAVALDAIINQKHTHTEEAKKQGVNPVFCIYVAIGQKASTVAQVYAKLDEMGAMPYTTIITAEANSPAPLQYIAPYSGATLGEFFRDSGRHALVVYDDLSKQAVAYRQLSLLLRRPPGREAYPGDVFYLHSRLLERASKLSDDLGGGSLTALPIIETQAGDVSAYIPTNVISITDGQIYLESNLFNAGQRPAVNVGISVSRVGGSAQIKAMKSIAGPLRLDLAQYRELEAFAKFGSDLDKSTQQQLRRGSHMLELLKQGQYMPMPIEEQVASIFAGVKGFTDEIPLPEMGRFENEYLEFMRTRHADVLSAIAHEKKISDELDAKLREILKDFVTSFKLSLKTEEA, from the coding sequence ATGGCAGAAGTAAGACCCGACGAAGTATCGGCGATACTCAGGAAACAGCTCAGCGGCTTCGACAGCGATATTGATGTCTACGAGGTTGGCACCGTCCTGCAGGTGGGTGATAATGTCGCCCGCATTTATGGATTGAAAAATTGCCTTGCAGGCGAGCTGATCGAGTTCCCCAACGAGATTTTAGGCATGGCCCTGAATCTCGAAGAGGACAATGTCGGCTGCGTACTCTTCGGTGAAGACATCGGTGTGAAAGAGGGCGACACGGTCAAGCGTACCGGGAAGGTTGCCTCCATGCCCGTCGGAGAGGAAATGCTCGGCCGCGTGATTGATCCTCTCGGACGTCCCATCGATGGCCGGGGTATCATAACAACTGCGCAGACCATGCCCATTGAACGCAAAGCGCTCGGTGTGCTTCAGCGTCAGCCGGTGAAGGAACCGCTGCAGACCGGCCTCAAAGCTGTCGATTCCATGATTCCGATCGGACGCGGACAGCGTGAGCTGATCATTGGTGATCGTCAGACGGGAAAAACTGCCGTGGCCCTCGATGCCATCATTAATCAGAAACACACGCATACCGAGGAAGCGAAGAAGCAGGGTGTCAATCCCGTGTTCTGCATATACGTCGCGATCGGACAGAAAGCGTCGACCGTCGCACAGGTATACGCCAAGCTCGATGAAATGGGCGCCATGCCCTACACCACGATCATCACAGCGGAAGCCAATTCGCCCGCACCCCTCCAGTATATTGCACCGTATTCCGGTGCGACACTGGGCGAATTCTTCCGTGACAGTGGCCGCCATGCCCTGGTTGTCTATGATGATCTCTCGAAGCAGGCTGTCGCTTACCGCCAGCTTTCGCTGCTGCTGCGTCGTCCCCCCGGACGCGAAGCATATCCCGGTGATGTCTTCTACCTGCATTCGCGGTTGCTGGAACGTGCGTCCAAGCTTTCCGATGACCTCGGCGGTGGTTCGCTGACTGCGCTGCCCATCATCGAAACACAGGCAGGCGACGTTTCCGCATACATCCCGACGAACGTGATCTCGATTACGGACGGACAGATTTATCTCGAGTCCAATCTCTTCAACGCCGGACAGCGTCCCGCGGTCAATGTCGGTATCTCCGTGTCCCGCGTCGGCGGCAGCGCGCAGATCAAGGCCATGAAATCCATCGCCGGACCGCTGCGCCTCGATCTTGCCCAGTACCGCGAGCTCGAAGCTTTCGCGAAATTCGGGTCGGATCTTGACAAATCCACCCAGCAGCAGCTCCGCCGCGGTTCGCATATGCTCGAACTGCTCAAGCAGGGACAGTATATGCCCATGCCCATCGAGGAGCAGGTCGCCAGTATTTTCGCCGGCGTCAAGGGCTTCACGGATGAAATTCCTCTCCCCGAAATGGGACGTTTCGAAAACGAGTATCTCGAATTCATGCGCACCCGTCATGCTGACGTACTCAGCGCCATAGCGCATGAAAAGAAAATCTCCGATGAACTCGACGCCAAACTTCGCGAGATCCTCAAGGATTTTGTCACTTCCTTCAAACTCTCACTGAAAACCGAAGAAGCGTAA